atagtttagagaagcttaaacaaaattctaatatgctcaatgacctctgtgatattatgttatgaaagacgattaatgctctcatgtttaattggaatgtagaaaattagttacatgatttatgacatgtaagatcacaagagtcctagcttgtttatgatccaaccttgtgtatgatgttcttagtaaatcttgctatgaaatttacttaggtttcccatgctttaggccacttaaaggaagtttatattctatgaatttcggccaagtaaggtttaaaggacctagaggccttggaaatgaaacctaaggggttaaaagtacttcttatgaaaacttgataatgtgtgaatgtgatacatgtttgtatgacctaaatgaatcattatgtgttcggccatgaagggatagatgccctagaaaccctagaacaaaaaattaaatatgtctatgtcatgctgtatgaaaatgatatgataataagttagaatgcatgattgctttagttacgaaatgatatgcataatgaagttatattatgaaatatgtcatgatgtgttatagcatagaaaatgctatacataatgaaaagaaatgaagttatgttatgtgatagcatagaaaattatatacataatgaaaagaaatgaaaaagaataaatgcatgaaagattgttaaggacatgatatgatagttatgcatgataagttatttttatggtttgtaccaagggtgggctccgtaaacgtcccggagtaagactcgggcctcgtcagtaatgggcctttgagtgtcctaggtcgatggagtaagactcgggcctagtatgtatgcatggtagggctcaagacttgctaccttggacctacgcattatgtatgtggtacaaaccgggatcccaaatgatgatgatattaatttcaagtactattaagtataagttttcaaattcacgatgcattgcctacattcatatgtgcttgaattatatgatgatatgatataatgtcatgtgatattatgatatgaatatgatgcccttgtatgtctcatgcttgtgatttatttgttttatgatatgatattcatgcttctatgaaatgatatgtgaataagaaatatgcatgatatgtttgaatagaatgatatgttatgttatgatttgttgagacgatgatatgttgatccattcttgatatacgatgattctcggttttagtgagtaggaaaggaacttactgagccatgagtgctcatagcttactttccttgtaccgcagataaaagagaaagctggatgtacaacggagcagcaggaggagcagatagtgatgtgtctGGTGGTGGCTCGactaggacgattcggacaaattaatatttttagttataagttcaatatatgcacatttgaacaaatcagaatatgtgatattatgcttaataaattaaattctttaaagtttttattcttccgctgttataactaaagcatgtacgtaagtagtataagaacgtagcgccacctttggttgggtaagaagggtgggcgttacacggtcactcatcaggagcagtgacgacagagtgcacggttgtcacagccctacccactcggtctcaccatcgtgtgtgagatggctgactggtgtcaagggtgaccaggacatgttatggcatcatatgcatttattacttgtggttgttgcactttatatgctgtatttttggtggatgcattgtttgacatacatacaggatacacatttattgcttgtgtttgctgcactttatatgctgcatattggatggatgcattgtttgacatgcatacaggatttacgaCACTCTGGGTCTAACAACCTTGATAttcttatacccaggtcctggttagtacagatactcctttgttttatagtttttcattttctatatgatatccaggagactgtacacatatttattactactggttattatttactatgcatgtcaactaggtatccgctgagtgttggactcacaccccgttattactattttcaggttgaggctgttcaggaggttccagtcgctagtcccccaccactaCACGTCGCGACGAGTTCGCACattttagtttatgttattgtCTATGTTGTTTAGACTATGTTTTCAGACTTGTAGCTTTTAACATTTTGATCTTATACGTTTTGTTATGTGTCGATGAGTTTTTATTTGAATGTATACTGAAGTTTTTTTTTATGGGTGttgttgagtaggatatcggatttgtgttttatgggtgtagctGAATAGGAAATTTTGCGATGATTTCCTTATCTTTGCTTTAGTTTAGTTGttactattaaactgtgtggatgcTTGCTTATTGTACttttatttgtattattattattccgACCGTGCTGGCCGAtatatatgtggccctgagggcattgtagaaagtttcagattgtcactcgtacaggggagatgctgctgaaatttcttttGACAGGGACTACCTGAGACGTGACATGGGGCCCCACCCAAAGTGGGGCCTTGGGCAGTGCCCTGCCCACCCCCCACAAGGGCTGCCCCTGATTGTTCTATGAGTAAATTGTCTTAAAATTCTCAATTATGTAATCTCTTTACATATAATCtcatatctaaaaaaaattttatttttactttctgCACGTAAAATTTTACTTTCTCATGCAAATATCATTACATAATTACCTCTCATATTtgtaggtataaaaagtctaaaagtgaatataattcctcttaaatttaaCACTTTCAgttagaatcaagtatattttctatcaaattgaatatgacttttttaaacttaatataattcctgttaaattcagtatcatttaaaaaaaatctagtatatctaatatttttttatccaattgaagtcgtgctcaatttgatagaaaatatattaaattttagtttattgTGCTGTATTTAAGATgatctatatttatttttaaaatttttatatctaaaaatataatgaataattagataaattagtatctattatatttaattaggaaataaaaataaagtttttaaaatacgaggatggtatgtaaaatttaaaTTGTGTTCGAATGTATgtaaatttttcattttctactgcCGACTAACATTAAGAAACTTGCGACATTAAACTATAGTACATGGATGGGTGAAATTGATCTGGAACcactcaattttttaaaaataaattttaagccttttttatttccttttcctttgattAAGGAATAATATAAAGTGTTTGTCTCTCGTCCCTTCAtcctatttttttatttactatttttataacaactttactaaatattttagttttgatatcaataaaaattacttaaatattaattaaaataaatccaatttaataaaattagtccaaattaaaattgatcaaatattattgtaatttaaaattaatatatagaaagagttattttgattaaaattgcATAGAGACTAATTGATATAGAAGGATAATTTTTTCCTTGTGTTTTTGCATtttcttaaataaaatatttgcgTTTGGAACCTATACGACCGCCAGCTCACATCGACTATCCAGTCAATGCCGatcgagattttttttttcttaactgaGAAGGTAACacttcacacacacacacacaaaataaaaaaaattataatgtgAATGAAGCAAGTGATAATGgggattaatttttattttacctaattaaattttctattaagtgttaaaaataaaaataatagccTGAATAGGATCTAATAGTTAGACCCTCTAATCCTAGATTTGGATgggataaaagaaaatttattaatGGAAAGGGAAGAGAAGGAAGTAATTTCTTACCTTCAAATCCAAATATAAAGAAAATGATTATTTGAGATATGGTCTAATCTCAACTGTAACATACTATCTTAAGAAAATTTCCTAAATAAATTTATTCTGATGAAgtctataaaatttttttataagatcGAATGAATATCCTAAAATTAATTGGTTCACACAGTTggaggaataataataataatatataaaatagaaAGCAACATGGCAACTCGATAGATCACCGCGTTTCATCCGTCTGCgcgttaatgtttttttttttttttggaatttgtcCGTTTCATCCGATATATTATGAGGTGCAATGCCATGGAAATTCCACGAGCCTTCTTCTCCCTTTCACCTTCATGTATCAATTCTTAGACCTGAATTCCACCTCTAGATCTGAGCAGTTCAAATCCAACTTCCAGTTCGCCCATGAAAGCTTCCTTTTTCTTCCTCATTTCCCTGTTTCTTCTTACTACAGCAGCAGCAGCTGCTGCTGctgcagaagaagaagaagactgcCATGGCCTGGGCGAGCTCAAAGACCACGAAGCCGTTTGCGCTTACCTCAAAGCTCACGCCTCCGCCTGCGCCCCTGAAGGCTTCATCGACTACCTCCAACTCTTCTACTGCGCCTTCGGCGACCGCCCCTTCATCGGCTACTCCCTCCTcttgctctgcctcctcctcctcttctaccTCCTCGGCGACACCGCCTCCGTCTACTTCTGCTCCTCCCTCGAGGGCCTCTCCTCCGCACTCCACCTCCCGCCCACCATCGCCGGCGTCACGCTCCTCTCCCTCGGCAACGGCGCTCCCGACGTATTCTCCAGCCTtgtctccttctcctcctcctccggcgTCGCCGACGTCGGCCTCAGCAGCGTCCTCGGCGGCGCCTTTTTCGTCTCCACCGTCGTCGTCGCCGCCATCTCCTTCGTCATCGATGGCAGCAGCGCCGCCGTCGACCGCGCCAGCTTCCTCCGCGACCTTTGCTTCTTTCTCTTCATCCTCGCCGCTCTCTCCCTAGTACTGGTCACCGGGAGCACCGGCATTTGGGGCGCCTTCGCCTTCTTCTCCCTCTACTTTGCCTACGTCCTTCTCGTATGGGCCATGCATCACTACAAAAACAGAAACATCCATCTGCTAATCCCAATTCTCGATTCCTCGGCCGatgaagaagacccagaaaccaAACTAGTCTCCGAAGAACCTCGTCGGCCGAAGACTCATTCGAATTCTCCCGTTTCATACTACTTCTTCCGGTTCATCAACCTGCTAAAGATGCCACTCTACTTGCCGAGAAGATTAACAATTCCAGACGTGAGCGAGGAGAGATGGTCCAAGCCATTCACAGTTGCTTCAGTGACTTTGTCACCTCTGTTCCTGGCGACCCTCTGGCTCTCCGAAACAGGAGAAGTAAGCACAGCGGAGAAGTTAATATTCTATTTCATTGGGAGCTTAATGGGTCTTGTTCTCGGTGTCATTGCCATGGTAACCACTGAGAGCTCTGCCCCTCCGAAATCCCTCTTGTTCCCTTGGCTTGCAGGTGGGTTCTTGATGAGCGTGATATGGTCCTACCTGATAGCAGCAGAATTGGTCTCCTTACTTGTCTCCATCGGCGAGATAGCTCACATAAGCCCCTTGGTTTTGGCCTTCACCGTCATGGCTTGGGGCAACTCACTGGGGGACCTCATTGCCAATGTCGCAATGGCCTTGCATGGAGGAGGTAACGGGGTTCAGATTGCCATCTCTGGGTGCTACGCAGGGCCAATCTTTAACACACTTGTGGGATTGGGTTTCTCACTTGTGCTGGCTTCTTTGGCTTCTTATCCTACTCCATTTGTGGTGCCTCAGGACACTGCTATATTTGAGACATTAGGGTTCTTAATCGGGGGCTTGCTTTGGGCTCTCATCGTTCTgccaaggagagggatgaagcCGGATAGGGTGTTGGGGATCGGACTGTTGGCCATCTACTTGACATTTCTGTGCTTGAGGCTTCTTGAGAGCCTTGGTCTGGTGAATTGAAGTCGATCTCTTCGTGAATATTGCAGGGGAGTTTAGCGATTAACTCTGGCCAATATGCAAAATGTAAATGTTCAGAAATGTGACCTGAATTCCAATCAGTTTGGGGATACTACTTTGGGAATTCTGTTCACAAGCTTTTAGCTTGATAGAAACATTGTAGAAGGGTTATTACTTCAGAATGTGCCAAGAGTGAGTGATGTCTCTCGAGTAATACAGACAAAAAGGATAAGATATTGAGTGACTGTTCATTGTGTTTCTCCATGTTCATGGTGTGATGATCCAGGCACAGTGCTGCGGAATTTTTCGaatcttttttttattaatttgaacctttttttcttttaaattgctAACCTACATGTCAGTAATACAACAAAAAATTCAGAATCAACCAGTAAAATCATGGACAAGTTGTAGGCTAACTTGTGAAGTTTTTTACATGTTCTAGTTATCGTTTGAACAAGGTAAAGTAGGAGGCTTCGGAGGCTCTTCAGACAAATAGATAGGTTAGATCAATCATTCATGCCTAACCTTCTATCCATCTGGTGGAGGCAGTTCTTGGTGTATCGGAGTCTCTCTCATTCACTCTACCTGTGAGCAACCACATCAGCCATGCATCTCCATGCAAGATTCCCCATCATTTTTTTCGTTGAATTTTCTCTCGTAGCTCAGAAATGCATGGATCCAAAATAGTATATGATGCGGTTACGAGGAGAAGTCCCACAAGTATgtcaaagtagaaaaaaaaataataaatgtagAGGTCAAAGTTAGaataatcaaaacttaagttcatGAAGTAAACTAATTTAGTTGAACGGTGATTTCGTCTATCCGACTGGGCATGACAATCCGATCGGCCCTAGTCGTGTCCGAACGGTTGCTCTGGAAAAGTTCGTGATTAAGGCTGATAGTCAAGCAGCAACTTTCCCAGACCGCTACCCCCGAGCAGGAGGTATGTCCAATCGGAC
This genomic stretch from Zingiber officinale cultivar Zhangliang chromosome 7A, Zo_v1.1, whole genome shotgun sequence harbors:
- the LOC122000029 gene encoding cation/calcium exchanger 1-like; its protein translation is MKASFFFLISLFLLTTAAAAAAAAEEEEDCHGLGELKDHEAVCAYLKAHASACAPEGFIDYLQLFYCAFGDRPFIGYSLLLLCLLLLFYLLGDTASVYFCSSLEGLSSALHLPPTIAGVTLLSLGNGAPDVFSSLVSFSSSSGVADVGLSSVLGGAFFVSTVVVAAISFVIDGSSAAVDRASFLRDLCFFLFILAALSLVLVTGSTGIWGAFAFFSLYFAYVLLVWAMHHYKNRNIHLLIPILDSSADEEDPETKLVSEEPRRPKTHSNSPVSYYFFRFINLLKMPLYLPRRLTIPDVSEERWSKPFTVASVTLSPLFLATLWLSETGEVSTAEKLIFYFIGSLMGLVLGVIAMVTTESSAPPKSLLFPWLAGGFLMSVIWSYLIAAELVSLLVSIGEIAHISPLVLAFTVMAWGNSLGDLIANVAMALHGGGNGVQIAISGCYAGPIFNTLVGLGFSLVLASLASYPTPFVVPQDTAIFETLGFLIGGLLWALIVLPRRGMKPDRVLGIGLLAIYLTFLCLRLLESLGLVN